One stretch of Rosistilla oblonga DNA includes these proteins:
- a CDS encoding CHAT domain-containing protein, with the protein MTTNVRPWIPVLCGGLLLTMFTPARAQNSARTYPPQQYYVGLAALREGALPDAVDLFESAIRSGRTDPSGKWIDSIPAYAMLGECNYQLGNLPLAHQNFDAAIGLMLRHSGWLESVQWPQSLAGVKAPLNAGSWASSGRRTTLANIPNTMQIMMGSQDVAGQIQSGGTLQTAQLMKVDVTEIVRSMAWAVYRRSQVLGGLSIDDPLNESLLTSLGRTNLPAGPGPAWIDLIRAIALIADNQPQQAVGLVDRSATLQGGFDHQLTPIALLVGANLLLINGQPKATTQYVEAAISASAFGQYEIAAEAMRIAVGPLASQGSGALTGRANAAGLQMARKSRLMAATSYLVAAESAANSGQPQDAQRSLADARSILSRRNTVLPRLEAYANYCLALTAFQKGDTKAAAVALDKVMVFALSDAPATCPHTYQLTIVQNAMAGGGIGGRTADELLTALSSGPSLGQWLIDPVNALSATRPHQAVDQMRFSGLIQRRKYEEALQVADEVLGNRFRAQLPLSGRMLDVRWLLSAPKDHLSAAALEVRDKPTATLKAISALATLMSDHQTTLAGMPFEAADAPQATQLQSNWTELATAADRAETLVGQAAVQRMKLPRVFPPAIGDKSMWPQLTPGHAVVTFCPAGPDLIGMLYTNGNVTAWPVQRPASLLPQISQWVKTLGVVRRRGGAAQLSTPDQWQPIAQSLRQQVFAGIPPETLTSIKRLVIVPYGTLWYLPFELLPTEDPKGPMMGDAISISYAPTPGLALNPPALSQNKILTGAIAGRFLSPTDAELNDQLSQELIDAVADTERLPGQANLPGALIAPRFGRVWVAAPIKPNPKAPLSVSPFAYDQSKPGGDLASWIRFPWGGPGELLMPGFQSGISTAGGAVNGDEMFMMACGLQASGAKQVLMSRWAVGGQSTASLLREYLGEVEFSSPLDSWRRSVVLLRNQELDPSTEPLLSDGDIKAGPASGSNPLFWSGYLMIGADIERRP; encoded by the coding sequence ATGACGACGAACGTGCGACCATGGATCCCCGTTCTCTGCGGCGGCTTGCTGCTGACGATGTTCACCCCCGCACGTGCACAAAACTCGGCGCGGACCTATCCCCCGCAACAATATTACGTCGGCTTGGCGGCGCTCCGCGAAGGAGCCTTGCCCGACGCGGTCGATCTGTTCGAAAGCGCGATACGCAGCGGCCGCACCGATCCATCGGGAAAGTGGATCGATTCGATCCCCGCCTACGCGATGTTGGGAGAATGCAATTATCAGCTGGGGAATCTTCCCCTCGCACACCAGAATTTTGACGCCGCAATCGGTTTGATGCTGCGGCATTCGGGCTGGCTCGAATCGGTCCAATGGCCGCAATCCTTGGCCGGCGTCAAAGCCCCGCTGAACGCCGGATCCTGGGCGTCCAGTGGACGTCGCACGACGCTGGCGAATATCCCCAACACGATGCAGATCATGATGGGCAGTCAGGATGTCGCCGGCCAGATCCAAAGCGGCGGTACGCTGCAGACGGCGCAACTGATGAAAGTCGATGTGACTGAGATCGTCCGCAGCATGGCGTGGGCGGTCTATCGCCGCAGCCAGGTTCTCGGCGGGCTGTCGATCGACGACCCTTTAAACGAAAGCTTGCTCACATCGCTGGGCCGAACGAATCTGCCGGCGGGCCCAGGTCCGGCCTGGATCGACCTGATCCGCGCGATCGCCCTGATCGCCGACAACCAACCTCAACAAGCCGTTGGTCTGGTCGATCGCTCTGCGACGCTACAGGGCGGCTTCGACCATCAGCTGACTCCGATCGCGCTTCTTGTCGGTGCAAATCTGCTGTTGATCAATGGTCAGCCGAAAGCGACAACCCAATACGTCGAAGCCGCTATTTCAGCGTCTGCCTTTGGCCAATACGAGATAGCCGCCGAAGCGATGCGAATCGCCGTCGGCCCGCTAGCCAGCCAAGGCTCGGGCGCATTGACTGGACGAGCCAACGCCGCCGGATTGCAAATGGCTCGCAAGTCGCGGCTGATGGCGGCAACCAGTTATTTGGTGGCGGCTGAATCGGCAGCCAATTCCGGCCAACCGCAAGATGCCCAACGCAGCCTCGCCGACGCGCGATCGATCCTGTCTCGCCGCAACACCGTCCTGCCTCGGCTGGAAGCCTACGCCAATTATTGCTTGGCGCTCACGGCGTTCCAGAAGGGTGACACCAAAGCCGCTGCGGTGGCACTCGACAAAGTCATGGTGTTCGCGCTCAGTGACGCTCCGGCGACCTGCCCCCACACGTACCAATTGACCATCGTGCAGAACGCGATGGCCGGTGGAGGGATCGGCGGCCGGACAGCCGACGAATTGCTGACCGCCCTGTCGAGCGGCCCTTCGTTGGGGCAGTGGTTGATCGATCCCGTCAACGCGTTGTCGGCGACGCGGCCACATCAAGCGGTCGACCAGATGAGGTTTTCGGGCTTGATCCAACGCCGGAAATACGAGGAAGCGTTGCAGGTCGCCGACGAGGTCCTGGGAAACCGCTTCCGCGCCCAACTGCCGCTGTCCGGACGGATGCTCGATGTCCGATGGTTGCTATCGGCTCCCAAAGATCATTTGTCCGCAGCCGCCCTGGAGGTCCGCGACAAACCGACGGCTACCCTGAAAGCGATATCCGCTCTCGCGACGCTGATGTCCGATCATCAAACGACTCTTGCTGGAATGCCATTCGAAGCTGCCGATGCTCCGCAAGCGACGCAACTGCAATCCAACTGGACCGAACTCGCCACGGCGGCCGATCGGGCCGAAACCTTGGTTGGCCAAGCCGCTGTGCAGCGGATGAAACTTCCACGCGTCTTCCCGCCTGCAATTGGCGACAAGAGCATGTGGCCGCAACTGACGCCGGGACACGCGGTGGTGACGTTTTGCCCTGCTGGCCCCGATCTGATCGGCATGCTTTACACCAACGGCAACGTAACCGCTTGGCCGGTCCAGCGGCCTGCGAGCCTGTTGCCACAGATCTCCCAATGGGTCAAAACCCTTGGCGTCGTGCGGCGACGTGGCGGAGCAGCTCAGCTGTCCACGCCCGACCAATGGCAACCGATCGCTCAATCGCTGCGGCAGCAGGTTTTCGCCGGCATCCCGCCAGAAACGCTCACATCGATCAAGCGGCTGGTGATCGTTCCCTATGGAACGCTTTGGTATCTGCCGTTTGAGCTGTTGCCGACGGAAGATCCTAAGGGGCCGATGATGGGCGACGCGATCTCGATCAGCTACGCACCAACCCCCGGCTTGGCACTCAATCCTCCCGCGCTGTCGCAGAACAAGATCCTGACAGGCGCGATTGCCGGCCGCTTTCTGTCGCCGACCGATGCCGAACTCAACGACCAACTGTCGCAAGAACTGATCGACGCAGTCGCGGATACCGAGCGTTTGCCGGGCCAAGCGAACCTGCCCGGAGCCCTGATCGCGCCGCGATTTGGCCGCGTCTGGGTCGCCGCACCGATCAAACCCAACCCAAAAGCTCCTTTATCGGTCAGCCCCTTTGCGTACGATCAATCGAAGCCCGGCGGCGATCTGGCCAGCTGGATCCGCTTCCCATGGGGAGGCCCCGGCGAACTGCTGATGCCAGGTTTTCAATCGGGGATCAGCACCGCAGGAGGAGCCGTCAATGGAGACGAGATGTTCATGATGGCCTGTGGCTTGCAAGCTTCAGGAGCCAAACAGGTGCTGATGTCGCGATGGGCCGTCGGTGGCCAGAGCACCGCGTCGCTATTGCGAGAGTATCTCGGAGAGGTCGAGTTTTCGAGCCCCTTGGACAGCTGGCGGCGAAGCGTCGTGCTGCTGCGAAATCAGGAGCTCGATCCGAGCACCGAGCCGCTGCTCAGCGATGGCGATATCAAAGCGGGACCCGCCAGCGGATCGAATCCGCTGTTCTGGTCGGGTTATCTTATGATCGGGGCAGACATCGAACGTCGCCCTTAA
- a CDS encoding AAA family ATPase, producing MNAEAAKGFVEVDGVRLKLSVPHQSKTQWIGQGEILTQLLACWLTVDPTDLPLTPRLVGPPGVGKTQLAIAGAQHRELPIYIYQCTADTRPEDLLVTPVLAQDGKISYHASPLVTAMLCGGVCILDEGNRMNEKSWASLAPLFDQRRYVESIVAGITIGAHENFRAAVTMNQDESTFEIPDYILSRLQPTLEVGFPDPQDEMAILQYHLPFAEAEMLALTVDFLQRSHQLKLDFSPRDGINMLRYALKRLSQDGAHPLSRDQAWHEALQNCLGPDALDLDSLAERKQRTLGGNSVPMGLADFFFDPNDPLHPDRDDEVDEEDLDL from the coding sequence ATGAATGCTGAAGCCGCCAAAGGCTTTGTCGAAGTTGACGGCGTCCGATTGAAGCTCTCCGTTCCGCATCAATCGAAAACCCAGTGGATTGGTCAAGGCGAGATCCTGACCCAATTGCTGGCCTGCTGGTTGACTGTCGATCCGACGGACCTTCCGCTGACGCCGCGCTTGGTCGGACCGCCGGGCGTCGGCAAGACGCAGCTGGCGATCGCCGGAGCGCAGCACCGCGAACTGCCGATCTACATCTATCAATGCACCGCCGATACTCGCCCCGAAGATCTCTTGGTCACTCCGGTCTTGGCTCAAGACGGCAAGATCTCCTATCACGCTTCGCCGCTGGTGACAGCGATGCTGTGTGGCGGCGTCTGCATCTTGGACGAAGGCAACCGGATGAACGAGAAGTCGTGGGCTAGCCTTGCCCCGCTGTTCGATCAGCGACGGTATGTCGAATCGATTGTCGCGGGAATCACGATCGGGGCGCATGAAAATTTCCGCGCTGCGGTCACGATGAATCAGGATGAATCGACTTTCGAAATCCCCGACTACATCCTCAGCCGGTTGCAGCCGACGTTGGAAGTTGGTTTCCCCGATCCGCAGGATGAGATGGCGATCCTGCAGTACCATCTGCCGTTTGCCGAAGCCGAAATGCTGGCGTTGACCGTCGATTTCCTGCAACGCTCGCATCAGTTGAAGCTCGATTTTTCGCCGCGCGATGGGATCAACATGCTGCGGTACGCGCTCAAGCGGCTCTCGCAAGACGGCGCTCATCCGCTCAGCCGCGATCAAGCCTGGCACGAAGCGCTGCAGAACTGTCTGGGGCCAGATGCCTTGGATCTCGATTCGTTAGCCGAACGCAAGCAGCGGACGCTCGGTGGGAATTCGGTGCCGATGGGCCTAGCCGACTTCTTCTTCGATCCCAACGATCCACTGCATCCCGACCGCGATGACGAGGTCGATGAAGAGGATCTCGACCTGTAG
- a CDS encoding deoxyribonuclease IV: MPKASSLRLGAHMSIAGGLEKAVQRAHDATCDVVQIFTKNNNQWAAKPLTEATIEAWRAALAEYSIGAPIAHASYLINMASPNDELFRKSIEALVVEWQRAEQLQLEGLVVHPGAFTDSSEAEGLEKIVIAVREIIERVQPQHCRLLLENTAGQGSCLGHAISHLGTMFRGIDNTENLGVCFDTCHAFAAGYDLTTDAGYAAMSAEIDSELPDGAIRAVHINDSKKGCGSRVDRHDHIGQGMITLDGFRRVLADPVFNVCPMYLETPKGTDPETGEDLDTNNLNTLRSLAVN, from the coding sequence ATGCCCAAAGCCTCCTCGCTGCGTCTAGGCGCTCACATGTCGATCGCCGGTGGACTGGAAAAAGCTGTCCAGCGAGCCCACGATGCGACCTGCGATGTCGTGCAAATCTTCACCAAGAACAACAACCAATGGGCTGCCAAGCCGCTGACCGAAGCGACGATCGAAGCCTGGCGGGCGGCGTTGGCGGAATATTCGATCGGTGCTCCGATCGCGCACGCTTCGTACCTGATCAACATGGCTTCCCCCAACGACGAACTGTTTCGTAAATCGATCGAAGCATTGGTCGTCGAATGGCAGCGAGCCGAGCAGTTGCAGTTGGAGGGATTGGTCGTCCATCCTGGGGCTTTCACCGACAGCAGCGAGGCGGAGGGTCTGGAGAAGATCGTCATCGCGGTCCGTGAAATCATCGAACGCGTGCAACCTCAGCACTGCCGGTTGCTGCTAGAAAACACCGCCGGCCAAGGGTCCTGTTTGGGGCACGCGATCTCTCACTTGGGCACGATGTTCCGCGGCATCGACAACACAGAAAACCTTGGTGTCTGTTTTGACACCTGCCATGCTTTTGCGGCCGGTTACGATCTCACGACCGATGCTGGATATGCAGCGATGAGCGCCGAGATCGACAGCGAATTGCCGGACGGAGCGATCCGAGCGGTGCATATCAACGACAGCAAAAAAGGTTGCGGATCGCGAGTCGATCGGCACGACCATATCGGCCAAGGAATGATCACTCTGGATGGCTTCCGCCGCGTGCTCGCCGACCCGGTGTTTAACGTCTGTCCGATGTATCTGGAGACTCCCAAGGGAACCGATCCCGAAACAGGCGAGGACTTGGACACTAACAATCTAAACACCCTGCGCAGCCTAGCAGTGAACTGA
- a CDS encoding thioredoxin family protein, whose product MVRTASTMLPLGTPAPSFSLPDTDGNLVSPSDFTNSRGLLVIFLCNHCPYVKHVAPELARLTAEYAAKGIATVGISSNDVENYPDDSPEKMIEEKAAQGYDFPYLYDADQAAAKAYRAACTPDFFLFDGELKLAYRGQLDDSRPKNDIPLSGSDLRDAMDAVLSSAAVPEPQKPSIGCNIKWKPGNEPDYFNSAGIG is encoded by the coding sequence ATGGTCCGCACCGCAAGCACGATGTTGCCGCTGGGAACTCCAGCCCCTTCGTTTTCGCTGCCCGATACCGATGGCAACTTGGTTTCGCCCAGCGATTTCACCAACTCGCGAGGTTTGTTGGTGATCTTCCTCTGCAATCACTGCCCTTACGTAAAACACGTCGCTCCCGAGCTCGCTCGCTTGACGGCTGAATATGCAGCCAAAGGAATTGCGACGGTCGGGATCAGCAGCAACGATGTCGAAAACTACCCCGACGATTCGCCTGAAAAAATGATCGAAGAGAAGGCGGCACAGGGGTACGACTTCCCCTACTTGTACGATGCCGACCAAGCGGCAGCCAAGGCGTACCGAGCCGCCTGCACTCCCGATTTCTTCCTCTTCGATGGGGAGCTAAAGTTGGCCTACCGTGGCCAGTTGGACGACAGTCGTCCGAAGAACGATATCCCCTTGTCGGGCAGCGATCTTCGCGATGCGATGGACGCCGTCCTGTCGAGCGCCGCGGTTCCCGAGCCGCAGAAGCCGAGCATCGGTTGCAACATCAAATGGAAACCGGGCAACGAACCCGACTACTTTAATTCCGCAGGTATCGGTTAG
- a CDS encoding 3-dehydroquinate synthase yields the protein MKSSDSIDISFSLPLVQRLRFTADVFGDDAQVLIDLMEPSGDSPARAQVWLDQQVADANPGIDQRIAATLQGAADHVLLTQPPQTLVGGEACKNDPAIIDNLLRNFNDHDLDRRSYVIVIGGGAVLDTVGYAASIAHRGIRLIRIPTTTLAQADSGVGVKNAVNWFGKKNWKGTFNVPWGVINDAKILETLPDRDFRCGFSEVVKVSLLKQTEAFEQVCRDAEKICQREPQAAGDAIRASVQMHLDHITRGGDPFETREARPLDFGHWSAHRLESLTNYELRHGEAVSIGLAIDCLYSARVLGLPQADCDRILDCLQRLGLPIHHAALADTEPLLQGLEEFRQHLGGRLTITLIDAIGSPVDVHEIDHAAMREAIDATATYAR from the coding sequence ATGAAGTCTTCGGATTCGATTGATATCTCTTTCTCGTTGCCATTGGTGCAGCGTTTGCGTTTCACCGCCGACGTCTTCGGCGATGATGCCCAAGTGCTGATCGACCTGATGGAGCCATCGGGAGACAGCCCCGCGCGAGCTCAAGTTTGGCTGGACCAACAGGTCGCCGATGCCAATCCGGGGATCGACCAGCGGATCGCAGCGACCTTGCAAGGAGCCGCGGATCATGTCTTGCTGACGCAGCCGCCGCAGACTTTGGTCGGAGGCGAAGCTTGCAAAAACGATCCGGCGATCATCGACAACCTGCTGCGTAACTTCAACGACCACGATCTCGATCGCCGCAGTTATGTGATCGTCATCGGTGGCGGTGCGGTCCTGGATACCGTGGGGTATGCGGCGTCGATCGCCCACCGCGGGATCCGCTTGATCCGCATCCCAACGACCACGCTTGCGCAAGCCGATTCGGGAGTTGGGGTCAAGAACGCGGTAAATTGGTTTGGCAAAAAGAACTGGAAGGGAACGTTTAACGTTCCGTGGGGCGTGATCAACGACGCCAAGATCTTGGAAACGCTGCCCGATCGCGATTTCCGCTGCGGGTTCAGCGAAGTGGTCAAGGTTTCGCTGCTGAAGCAAACCGAAGCGTTTGAGCAGGTTTGCCGCGACGCGGAGAAGATTTGCCAGCGTGAACCGCAAGCCGCTGGAGATGCGATTCGCGCCAGCGTGCAGATGCATTTGGATCACATCACGCGGGGCGGAGATCCGTTTGAAACCCGTGAGGCGCGGCCGTTGGACTTTGGCCATTGGTCGGCTCATCGACTCGAATCGCTCACCAACTACGAACTGCGTCATGGCGAAGCGGTCTCGATCGGCCTTGCTATCGATTGCCTGTATTCCGCCCGCGTCCTGGGGCTGCCACAAGCCGATTGCGATCGGATCCTGGATTGTCTGCAGCGGTTGGGCTTGCCGATCCATCACGCCGCACTGGCCGATACCGAGCCGCTGCTGCAGGGCTTGGAAGAGTTCCGCCAGCACTTGGGCGGACGGTTGACGATCACGCTGATCGACGCCATCGGCAGCCCTGTCGACGTCCACGAGATCGATCACGCTGCGATGCGCGAAGCGATCGACGCGACCGCCACTTACGCTCGCTAG
- a CDS encoding beta-ketoacyl-[acyl-carrier-protein] synthase family protein, which translates to MVLRKDVVITGIGVVSPIGTGVDRFWSSLVEGRSGIRELTHVTPEMLPYTYGGQLNDFDPKAYVRPRKTLKVMSRELQTAFSACVMATQQSGFDAAGTPKERIGTVFGSEMLYGEPEEIQPTVARSSPDGRFQPELWGQSAMKEIFPLWMLKYLPNMAACHYGIAIGALGPNNTIVMGDTSGLSAVAESISVIQRGAADVVVTCSTGTRVSLTRLLYQGSVPYGSRRDPLESSSRPFASERDGLIGGEGAAAVILESREHAERRGANVIATVAGYSCNYGAPAPGERGSAAALTQAIQYAIERAGATPEEIGIAISHAMGDPMLDKIDAQVHGSIVPNAIVTAPKGATGHTGAGCGVMEMCTAALALKHGVVPPTVNADLKEPQYGIDLAATARPTDATLAVQSNHSATGNAIAVVLRKD; encoded by the coding sequence ATGGTTCTTCGCAAAGACGTTGTTATCACTGGAATCGGAGTTGTCTCGCCGATCGGAACGGGAGTCGATCGATTTTGGTCGAGTCTAGTCGAGGGGCGTAGTGGGATTCGCGAGCTGACGCATGTCACCCCCGAGATGCTGCCTTATACCTACGGGGGGCAGTTAAACGATTTCGATCCCAAGGCTTACGTGCGGCCGCGGAAAACGCTGAAGGTGATGAGTCGCGAGCTGCAAACAGCCTTCTCCGCTTGCGTGATGGCAACGCAGCAGAGCGGGTTCGACGCCGCCGGAACTCCCAAAGAACGAATCGGCACCGTCTTTGGTTCAGAGATGCTTTACGGCGAACCCGAAGAGATTCAACCAACCGTCGCTCGCAGCAGTCCCGACGGACGGTTCCAACCGGAACTGTGGGGCCAATCGGCGATGAAAGAGATCTTTCCGCTGTGGATGCTGAAGTATCTGCCGAACATGGCCGCTTGCCATTACGGAATCGCGATCGGTGCACTGGGGCCCAATAACACAATTGTAATGGGCGATACGTCGGGATTATCGGCGGTCGCCGAATCGATCAGCGTGATCCAACGCGGCGCTGCCGATGTCGTCGTCACCTGTTCGACCGGAACGCGAGTCAGCCTCACTCGCCTGTTGTACCAAGGAAGCGTTCCCTACGGCTCGCGTCGCGATCCGCTAGAGTCGAGCTCCCGCCCGTTCGCTTCGGAGCGAGATGGTCTAATCGGCGGCGAGGGTGCGGCGGCGGTGATCCTGGAATCTCGCGAGCATGCCGAGCGGCGCGGCGCCAACGTGATCGCCACAGTCGCGGGATACTCCTGCAATTATGGTGCCCCCGCACCGGGCGAGCGTGGTTCGGCGGCGGCGCTCACGCAAGCAATCCAGTACGCGATCGAACGGGCCGGCGCGACGCCAGAAGAAATTGGGATCGCCATCAGCCATGCGATGGGTGATCCGATGCTCGACAAGATCGATGCCCAAGTCCATGGCTCGATCGTGCCCAACGCGATCGTGACAGCTCCCAAAGGGGCGACCGGTCACACGGGAGCCGGATGTGGTGTGATGGAGATGTGCACCGCTGCTTTGGCGCTGAAGCATGGCGTTGTTCCGCCTACAGTCAATGCAGACTTGAAAGAACCTCAATACGGAATCGACCTGGCGGCGACCGCTCGGCCGACCGATGCGACCCTGGCAGTTCAATCGAACCACAGCGCCACGGGCAACGCGATCGCCGTTGTACTGCGGAAAGATTAG
- a CDS encoding acyl-CoA desaturase, with product MSSSPALTDAPSADEALESPDTPSLESELRLEHPSGVDLKDIQWGYSISFLVIHLAALLAFLPWFFSWAGVFAFAAGTVIFGQLGIPICYHRLLTHRSFKTPKWFERTLVTFALCSAQETPARWVAWHRIHHQHSDHREDMHSPLVNFLWAHVNWLVYRNKSTQNFSLYQKYARDILSDRYYMWMEKIPYPMTVFYIGHAILYFAISYAISVGIYGANMQALQLTASLFVWGVLVRTVWVWHITWSVNSLSHMFGYRNYATSDDSRNNWFVSLITGGEGWHNNHHADQSSASVQHRWWELDPNYYVIQLFGICGLATNIVPPMHQRRRGNVATAGADRQSSDAIK from the coding sequence ATGAGCAGTTCCCCAGCCCTGACCGACGCGCCCTCCGCCGACGAAGCTCTCGAGTCTCCCGATACGCCCAGCCTGGAGAGCGAGTTGCGCTTGGAACATCCAAGCGGAGTCGACTTGAAAGACATTCAATGGGGCTACTCGATCTCGTTCCTGGTGATCCATTTGGCAGCTCTGCTGGCATTCCTGCCGTGGTTCTTTTCCTGGGCTGGCGTGTTCGCATTCGCCGCCGGGACGGTGATCTTCGGCCAACTGGGGATTCCGATCTGCTACCACCGCCTGTTGACTCATCGCAGTTTTAAGACGCCCAAGTGGTTCGAGCGGACGCTGGTGACCTTCGCTTTGTGCAGCGCTCAAGAGACGCCAGCTCGCTGGGTCGCTTGGCACCGGATCCACCATCAGCACAGCGATCATCGCGAGGACATGCACAGCCCACTGGTCAATTTCCTGTGGGCCCACGTGAATTGGCTGGTCTACCGAAACAAGAGCACACAAAACTTCTCGCTCTATCAGAAATACGCTCGCGACATCCTCAGCGATCGTTATTACATGTGGATGGAGAAGATCCCCTACCCGATGACGGTCTTCTATATAGGACACGCGATCTTGTATTTCGCGATCTCGTATGCGATCTCGGTCGGCATCTACGGAGCGAACATGCAAGCGTTGCAGTTGACGGCTAGCCTGTTCGTCTGGGGGGTTCTTGTTCGAACCGTTTGGGTTTGGCACATCACGTGGAGCGTTAATTCGCTGTCGCACATGTTTGGATATCGAAATTATGCGACCAGCGATGACAGCCGCAACAACTGGTTCGTCTCGCTGATCACCGGAGGCGAGGGGTGGCACAACAACCACCACGCCGATCAATCCTCGGCATCGGTCCAGCATCGCTGGTGGGAACTGGACCCCAACTATTACGTGATCCAACTGTTCGGAATCTGTGGGCTGGCGACTAATATCGTTCCGCCAATGCACCAGCGACGCCGGGGCAACGTGGCAACCGCGGGGGCGGATCGCCAGTCGAGCGATGCGATAAAGTGA
- a CDS encoding 3-hydroxyacyl-CoA dehydrogenase, whose amino-acid sequence MNAPTHWNISLIGAGIVGRAIAWDHLRCKIPIRLIDSNPQQLAATVESLLAETGGTKTDPIRWGDEAWATELVPAGAMAPQPTDQAIVIESIVERREPKQRVLATAEQLSAADTILATNTSTIPLADVTQQVQQRGRCCGLHFFMPVDQRPLIEIITTEATTDATVAIAKRYAAALNKQHLIVRDAPGFVVNRMLVPYLNESVQLLCSGTSPLQLERVAIDCGMPMSPLELMDWIGMETGFHAGRAIWQAFPSRIEPSPLTPAMVKAKLIGRAGGEGFYSYHDGSRSGDLGPTAQTLVQRYTRDEVSLSDWQVAARLFFPMLIEAACILLQNVVGDLQSIERAMGGGLGFRDPDGFLARFDRIGPEQCLAELNHLATLGRRFASPPELLASLESAGSVSDAFGMLCGADAGSSPNDSK is encoded by the coding sequence TTGAACGCCCCAACTCATTGGAATATTTCGCTGATCGGAGCCGGAATCGTCGGCCGCGCGATCGCCTGGGATCACCTTCGCTGCAAGATTCCGATCCGCTTGATCGATTCGAATCCGCAGCAGCTTGCCGCAACCGTCGAGTCTCTGCTCGCCGAAACTGGCGGAACCAAGACGGATCCGATCCGCTGGGGCGACGAGGCCTGGGCGACGGAGTTGGTCCCCGCCGGTGCGATGGCACCGCAGCCGACGGATCAGGCGATTGTGATCGAGTCGATCGTCGAGCGACGCGAACCGAAGCAACGCGTCCTGGCGACCGCCGAACAACTCTCTGCCGCCGATACCATCCTCGCCACCAACACGTCGACAATCCCGCTTGCCGACGTAACCCAACAGGTGCAGCAACGCGGCCGCTGTTGCGGTCTGCACTTCTTCATGCCAGTCGACCAACGGCCGCTGATCGAAATCATCACGACCGAAGCGACGACCGACGCCACGGTTGCGATCGCCAAACGTTATGCGGCTGCATTGAACAAGCAGCATCTGATCGTCCGCGACGCGCCGGGCTTTGTCGTGAATCGGATGCTGGTTCCCTATCTCAACGAATCGGTCCAGTTGTTGTGTAGCGGGACCTCGCCGCTGCAGTTGGAACGCGTCGCGATCGATTGCGGGATGCCGATGTCGCCGCTGGAACTGATGGACTGGATCGGAATGGAGACCGGTTTTCATGCCGGCCGCGCGATCTGGCAAGCCTTTCCGAGTCGGATCGAGCCGTCGCCGCTGACCCCGGCAATGGTCAAAGCTAAGTTGATCGGCCGCGCTGGCGGCGAAGGCTTTTATAGTTATCACGACGGCAGTCGGTCGGGCGATCTCGGCCCGACCGCGCAGACTTTGGTCCAGCGTTACACTCGCGATGAGGTCTCGCTATCGGATTGGCAGGTCGCCGCACGGTTGTTTTTTCCGATGCTGATCGAAGCCGCTTGTATCTTGTTGCAAAACGTCGTTGGCGATCTCCAGTCGATCGAGCGGGCGATGGGGGGCGGGCTTGGGTTCCGCGATCCCGATGGTTTTCTCGCTCGCTTCGATCGCATCGGCCCCGAACAATGTCTCGCGGAACTGAATCATCTCGCAACTCTTGGGCGTCGCTTCGCCTCGCCTCCGGAACTGCTCGCCTCGCTGGAGTCCGCAGGTTCGGTCAGCGATGCGTTTGGGATGCTTTGCGGCGCAGACGCCGGTTCGTCGCCAAACGATTCGAAATAA
- a CDS encoding phosphoribosyltransferase yields MSKALLLSTDLFFASRIKSAAVEAGYEMSMGKSIEKVTLKEGLQVVIVDLSTTGSTVEAIAQHVREQAPSARLVAFGPHVQTGRLAAAREAGFDVVLTRGQLDHGLGQLFSEA; encoded by the coding sequence ATGTCCAAAGCGTTACTGTTATCGACCGACCTGTTTTTCGCGAGCCGCATCAAATCGGCGGCCGTCGAAGCTGGCTATGAAATGTCGATGGGCAAATCGATCGAAAAGGTCACCTTGAAGGAGGGCCTGCAGGTGGTGATCGTCGACCTTTCAACGACTGGCAGCACGGTCGAAGCGATCGCCCAACATGTGCGTGAACAGGCGCCCTCGGCGAGGTTGGTAGCTTTTGGGCCGCACGTTCAGACCGGGCGGCTGGCAGCGGCGCGAGAGGCCGGGTTCGACGTAGTGTTAACTCGAGGCCAGCTGGATCATGGCTTGGGGCAACTGTTCTCGGAAGCTTAA